A stretch of the Kazachstania africana CBS 2517 chromosome 12, complete genome genome encodes the following:
- the PAN1 gene encoding actin cytoskeleton-regulatory complex protein PAN1 (similar to Saccharomyces cerevisiae PAN1 (YIR006C); ancestral locus Anc_7.160) produces the protein MYNAYQGQGNAPPGGYNYYQQQQQQHMPPQQPNYMNNQQQQPMQNTNYQSFQAQQPSYAPMQQQTGYISQQQQQQQQQQQPGYSNVQQQSGFHNMQPQLQQMPSIQPQSTGYYANAGLVPPATPVQQLQPLKPQSTGFLQPPQQPLQPQQTGFYLQQQQTSQVPLEPLKPTATGFVNSFANNGLNNDLKIPTIRLSFITANDQAKFETLFRSMVKPGSNTIKGVDCRQILMKSGLQPQQLAKIWSLCDTSRAGELLFPEFALAMHLVNDVLQGDSIPYELDSKTKNEVNSFIDAINLHIAAASNTANTPFDDLMRLQPQNTGLMPQTSFGMMPQVTGGTANPAMLNPQSTGFMPPTSFGMAPQLTGGVQAPMLSQVTGGNMMPMAQTSFNTMPLQNQMTGSGLVQPQVTGGMAPSGFNQQMPQLSFGQNTLNMNQTGLQPQATGYLPPSNFNVTAPLAAQKTGFGNNEIYSQSNFNNNRLNISTQEQEETISPEEKSLFYKIFETYDSSKRGLLDSPTAVEIFRKSGLNRSDLEHIWNLCDINNSGQLNKQEFALGMHLVYKKLNGFSLPNTLPKSLIPSSMQILDNLKNQLKLDNNINSTNNNLNSRIDALNFKNNDDEDSLPVFRNRRKTNTAEAPLVSSAAAVTSNDNNVGSMSVETAAATYPDITKTSINELQQNTAPVPANDYKPTKVEPLTAATMSSTSQEDAVNIEKLKNDIKQLNIPLISTANSVPVDVKKRFNQILTKVPNLFAEIEKIDNQIANAKIELFKLKNPLKIEGTGPNGEITDNDRKKARSKALLKARMAALTGETVDPSSIESDDSEQLSKEVSRIKDENMQNQQILKDVRLSISEMFASLKATLTGKNIYNNIEDFEKYEFGVGLEPEVRSFIEALNSEAINNSISSTGLNPSGSTISSPDISSNEASYSQFKSSEERAAYLKEQAQKRMKERLAKFGLDRRDSRQRTNSTDQNKTPFEAEQSRSIPQQQPIAVQTSIPQNVPHQDEDESDEDEEEKKLREELQRLKLKKKADKERRLAELRSQVQDAKADSEDEWQDAASRTSDLTPAPINTAQVNGNNMPTQNIRTINVQEQNRVNTTPPIIPAASTTTPGQRNPFFKQETNASTSSSLFNAEAAEAQRRLQRGLDNGDDDGWSDDEVDEEPRKSVPVNNQSMANSVSYSQPTSVAPPLPQINNAAPPTPAPVAAAVPLSQMDHNTIQTEVTQAATPPVPVAPPLPTMQAAVPPVPLAPPLPTVETTSNFVPPPPPLPQLNNPVNSQNLTVAHDEMDGNYSDDVLSIPESVASDNEDGSNLPPAGIPPPPPLPPM, from the coding sequence ATGTATAACGCTTATCAAGGCCAGGGAAATGCTCCTCCTGGTGGTTACAACTACTAtcagcagcagcaacaacaacataTGCCTCCCCAACAACCAAATTACATGAATAACCAACAGCAACAGCCAATGCAAAATACGAACTACCAAAGCTTCCAAGCACAGCAGCCAAGTTACGCTCCTATGCAACAACAGACTGGATATATTTcacagcagcagcagcaacagcaacagcagcaacaacCGGGATATTCAAATGTTCAACAACAATCGGGATTCCACAATATGCAACCCCAATTGCAACAAATGCCTTCCATCCAACCCCAAAGTACAGGCTACTATGCAAATGCCGGTTTAGTACCTCCTGCAACCCCAGTTCAGCAATTACAGCCTTTAAAACCACAATCTACAGGATTTCTTCAACCACCACAACAACCTTTACAACCACAACAAACTGGCTTCTATTTACAACAGCAGCAAACTTCACAAGTCCCATTGGAACCATTAAAGCCAACTGCGACTGGATTTGTCAATTCCTTTGCCAATAATGGTTTAAACAATGACTTAAAAATACCTACAATTAGGTTGTCTTTCATCACGGCCAATGACCAAGCTAAGTTTGAAACTTTATTCAGATCAATGGTTAAACCAGGTTCAAACACAATTAAGGGTGTCGACTGTAGACAAATCTTAATGAAATCAGGGTTACAACCACAACAGTTAGCCAAAATTTGGTCTCTATGTGATACTTCCAGAGCCGGTGAGTTACTATTTCCAGAATTTGCCCTAGCCATGCACTTAGTCAATGACGTCTTGCAGGGTGATTCAATCCCGTATGAACTTGATTCAAAAACTAAAAATGAGGTGAATAGTTTTATTGATGCAATTAACTTACATATTGCCGCTGCAAGCAACACTGCTAACACACcttttgatgatttgatgCGTTTACAACCCCAAAATACTGGTTTAATGCCACAAACAAGTTTTGGCATGATGCCACAAGTTACTGGAGGCACAGCTAACCCAGCTATGCTAAACCCTCAATCAACTGGTTTTATGCCACCGACAAGTTTTGGCATGGCTCCACAACTTACTGGTGGTGTTCAAGCACCAATGCTATCACAAGTCACAGGTGGTAATATGATGCCAATGGCACAAACATCGTTCAACACTATGCCATTACAAAACCAGATGACCGGTAGTGGTTTAGTTCAACCACAAGTCACGGGGGGTATGGCTCCTTCAGGTTTTAATCAACAGATGCCTCAGTTATCTTTTGGCCAAAACACCTTAAATATGAATCAAACTGGTTTACAACCACAAGCTACTGGTTATTTGCCACCCtctaatttcaatgttaCGGCACCCCTAGCTGCCCAAAAGACAGGGTTTGGTAACAATGAAATATACTCCCAGTCAAACTTCAACAATAACAGACTTAACATCAGTACCCAAGAGCAAGAAGAAACGATTTCTCCTGAAGAAAAATCGTTAttctacaaaatttttgaaacctACGATTCAAGCAAAAGGGGATTATTGGATTCACCAACTGCTGTGGAGATTTTCAGAAAATCCGGTTTGAATAGATCCGACTTAGAGCATATTTGGAATTTATGTGATATCAACAATTCTGGGCAATTGAATAAACAAGAATTTGCGTTGGGTATGCATTTGGTctacaaaaaattgaacgGGTTCAGCTTGCCAAATACATTGCCAAAATCTTTGATTCCATCTAGTATGCAGATTTTGGAtaacttgaaaaatcaattgaaattggatAATAACATTAATTCTACCAATAATAACCTAAATTCGAGAATTGACGCCctgaatttcaaaaataatgatgacgaagatTCACTTCCTGTTTTCAGAAATCGTAGGAAAACTAATACTGCCGAAGCTCCTTTAGTATCCTCCGCGGCTGCTGTAACTTCCAATGACAATAATGTTGGAAGTATGTCCGTAGAAACAGCTGCCGCCACTTATCCAGATATTACTAAAACAAGTATTAATGAACTTCAACAAAATACTGCTCCTGTCCCTGCCAATGACTATAAACCAACAAAAGTTGAGCCACTTACTGCAGCAACTATGTCATCTACCTCTCAGGAAGATGCAGTGAATATTGAGAAATTAAAGAACGATATTAAGCAGTTGAACATTCCATTAATTTCAACTGCCAACTCAGTTCCAGTTGAtgtaaagaaaagatttaatcaaattttgaccAAAGTGCCAAATTTATTTGCTGAGATTGAGAAGATTGATAATCAAATTGCTAATGCCAAgattgaattattcaaattaaaaaatcCTCTAAAAATTGAGGGCACAGGGCCAAATGGTGAAATTACAGACAATGATAGGAAAAAGGCAAGAAGTAAAGCTTTATTAAAGGCAAGAATGGCTGCATTGACTGGTGAGACGGTGGATCCTTCCAGTATTGAAAGCGATGATTCTGAACAACTTTCAAAGGAAGTGTCCAGGATCAAGGATGAAAACATGCAAAATCAACAGATACTTAAAGACGTTAGACTTTCGATTTCTGAGATGTTTGCATCTTTGAAGGCTACTTTGACTGGTAAGAACATTTATAACAATATTGaagactttgaaaaatacgAGTTCGGTGTAGGTTTGGAACCTGAAGTTCGTTCTTTTATTGAAGCATTGAATTCCGAGGCTATAAATAACTCAATCTCCTCTACAGGCTTAAATCCATCTGGCAGCACTATCTCAAGCCCAGATATATCTAGTAATGAAGCATCTTACTCTCAATTTAAGTCGTCTGAGGAAAGAGCTGCTTATTTGAAAGAGCAGGCACAGAAGagaatgaaagaaagaCTAGCAAAGTTCGGCCTAGATAGGCGTGACTCAAGACAGAGAACCAATAGTACTGATCAAAATAAGACACCTTTCGAAGCAGAACAATCTAGGTCTATTCCACAGCAACAGCCAATCGCCGTTCAAACCTCCATCCCGCAGAATGTTCCTCATCAAGATGAGGATGAaagtgatgaagatgaagaggaaaagaaattgagagaagaattacaaaggctaaaattgaagaagaaggctGATAAAGAGAGAAGATTGGCTGAACTTCGTAGTCAGGTTCAAGATGCTAAAGCAGATTCTGAAGACGAGTGGCAAGATGCTGCAAGCAGAACGAGTGATCTGACACCAGCTCCTATAAACACTGCTCAGGTAAATGGAAATAATATGCCTACTCAGAATATTAGGACTATAAATGTACAAGAGCAAAATCGCGTGAATACTACTCCACCTATCATACCTGCTGCTTCTACTACTACCCCTGGGCAAAGGAACCCATTTTTCAAGCAGGAGACCAATGCATCCACTTCTAGTTCATTGTTTAATGCTGAAGCTGCAGAAGCTCAAAGAAGATTGCAAAGAGGGTTGGATAATGGTGACGACGACGGTTGGTCTGATGACGAAGTAGATGAGGAACCTCGAAAGTCTGTTCCAGTCAATAATCAGAGTATGGCCAATAGCGTATCTTACTCTCAACCAACTTCTGTAGCCCCACCATTGCCCCAAATCAATAATGCTGCTCCGCCTACACCAGCACCagttgctgctgctgtcCCTCTTTCACAAATGGATCATAACACCATTCAAACAGAGGTTACCCAAGCTGCAACCCCCCCGGTGCCAGTGGCACCTCCACTACCAACTATGCAGGCAGCCGTACCTCCTGTTCCACTTGCTCCTCCATTACCAACTGTGGAAACAACGTCGAATTTCGTGCCCCCACCACCTCCGTTACCGCAGTTGAATAATCCTGTTAACTCACAGAATTTGACAGTTGCACATGATGAAATGGATGGCAACTACTCAGACGATGTGCTTTCAATTCCAGAGTCTGTAGCttcagataatgaagatggaAGTAACTTACCACCCGCTGGTATTCCACCTCCACCTCCTTTACCTCCAATGTAA
- the KAFR0L00540 gene encoding bifunctional 4-hydroxy-4-methyl-2-oxoglutarate aldolase/oxaloacetate decarboxylase (similar to Saccharomyces cerevisiae YER010C; ancestral locus Anc_7.158): MSRHLEALRKYSACDISDGLLNLYNIAHGGYFPNLTQWSGIKRGTIAGKAYTVLFAPISDPRPEINYIDDIPPNSFIIIGLERSLQLAAAPYSTITRALFGGLMATRAQYLGTLGTAVFGRIRDLPEHKKLEYPVFSYNLGACASKGIVKPVAVNETLSIMLPDSSIENIDHDDIIVGDIHGIVRIPKKKVDLDKLINYISKSVEVDEQVADAIKNGAPAKLSQKQIRTKLKEYM, translated from the coding sequence ATGAGTAGACATCTCGAGGCATTGAGAAAATATAGTGCTTGCGATATATCAGATGGATTATTGAATCTATATAACATAGCACATGGCGGATATTTTCCCAATTTGACGCAATGGTCTGGGATTAAGAGGGGCACCATAGCTGGGAAGGCATATACTGTGCTATTTGCTCCTATAAGTGACCCAAGACCCGAGATCAATTACATTGATGACATTCCGCCGAATTCGTTTATTATTATAGGGCTAGAGCGATCTCTACAGCTGGCTGCTGCACCTTACAGCACCATTACAAGAGCATTGTTTGGCGGTTTAATGGCCACAAGGGCCCAATATCTGGGTACGCTGGGGACTGCGGTATTCGGGAGAATAAGAGACCTTCCTGAACATAAGAAACTGGAATATCCAGTATTCAGCTACAATTTAGGTGCTTGTGCTTCAAAAGGTATCGTCAAGCCCGTGGCAGTGAATGAAACGCTTTCTATTATGCTACCTGATTCCTCAATAGAAAATATAGATCACGATGATATTATCGTTGGTGACATTCATGGTATAGTTAGGATccccaaaaaaaaagtcgatttggataaattgattaattACATTTCTAAATCTGTAGAAGTCGATGAACAAGTTGCCGATGCCATTAAAAATGGTGCACCTGCTAAGTTATCCCAGAAACAAATTAgaacaaaattaaaagagtATATGTAG
- the NTF2 gene encoding Ran GTPase-binding protein NTF2 (similar to Saccharomyces cerevisiae NTF2 (YER009W); ancestral locus Anc_7.155), producing MSLDFNGLAQQFTEFYYNQFDSDRTQLGNLYRDQSMLTFETTQLQGAKDIVEKLVSLPFQKVSHRITTLDAQPASPNGDVLVMITGDLLIDEEQNPQRFSQVFHLIPEGNSYYVFNDIFRLNYSA from the coding sequence ATGTCCTTAGATTTCAACGGTTTAGCACAACAATTCACCGAATTTTACTACAATCAATTCGATTCCGACAGAACCCAGTTGGGTAATCTCTACAGAGATCAATCCATGTTAACTTTTGAAACTACTCAATTGCAAGGTGCTAAGGATATCGTCGAAAAGTTAGTCTCCTTACCTTTTCAAAAGGTTTCTCATAGAATCACCACGCTAGACGCTCAACCAGCTTCTCCAAACGGCGATGTTTTGGTCATGATCACCGGTGATCTGTTGATTGACGAAGAACAAAACCCACAACGTTTCTCCCAAGTCTTCCATTTGATACCAGAAGGTAACTCTTACTACGTCTTCAACGATATCTTCCGTTTGAACTACTCTGCTTAG
- the SEC3 gene encoding GTP-Rho binding exocyst subunit SEC3 (similar to Saccharomyces cerevisiae SEC3 (YER008C); ancestral locus Anc_7.154) — MKSAISPFKKKSHSRQASMNDSTTHQRTVSSGSYKQQHGRTPSAGGIHPPVSGSNSTHRRTTSRSSTSSQNSNFLAEQYDRDRKNIIKYCFSKPNQKTHELPNNYVTHVRIIEDARYPSSRPALDSKLENKKKRVLIVSSAANDANEIYLHKARENPDGSFQIGRTWSLKDLLRIERDLQVEEGFIVTMGKKYYWETNTAKERTVFIKTLVKIYIQVFEGHVPELINWDLSTFYLDERSYKRAVVTRTSVTPTPIASPEKAMASLSLDQASVPQHENILVSEQNITRPQKFETPLKAPTEQTPQRNSLTKAPYSKNKTTLNEATNKLVLESSNTENNSTGFPTGVPELQPSASLTQVPTSHINESSISIPKSRRSEIEQSNGYMESDLDNSARRGYPATNDTLLEDLNIALSEQPDLNVPLEAAAIPSTNEQVSSKSRSNESEILPLDINAKESSKSKERLMSEEHFNSQEDELDLNETIQEQDVDLSFERGDEVRYSQSLEPNKVHMYHEVSTIQEEENAPVSGIAGVSTEAKSKKSSKKHIPIRDEDLLEALMDINWELDDDADTLLEKLESKLTETEQSFYNNMLQLQDSAPKLSAFEMDVTKECDKLNPSFSIFLMEMNNVSEDIEYVESQQNGLQVESANKKLLWNTLSELINTVSLDEGTLKELLQCPIRERNLPWMEEQLNALSNALKAIAGKSKKQNYSLKDMEALKKRREYYEKVTELFLNRVVDELGTMFAYIKNDSTSKDQLTSILSRLLVFSSLVLFCKEASNESYRSIIEQWNKNSQLIYTNIWSKILKDMNSEIPYSDEVENPQWSFQRLLKQWKNYRQTRKIIKDEPLSVNTLSSLSESFNLLELHCVTYQNFIGSFFHISSDEDFNSYVTKHRDINSRMLALDKLKPMASDRESAIAEVQLISKIFQSIVSQISTSLSDMTKNDHSVTISVMLILENKLKKLESSNQEFLQSALNRLYSQMKQTWSDFVEEQIMRAERSVFDLTNEEVSGACLELPLLVKNLEDCIFYIKEKLSIDDSDSYETISIVKVSYDTLTKTIIRVFSETRDVGTSVNIQKKSVTPEKFTELRTTLINFNWFIELLAIFNSDLNGTFDEVIISSRKIFDTEKDAYTSYLLLEAMPKLASFVNGAYHLLESGSNASSLSSWGAYSKQNLDNILNGYTSTEIDLLVEKLHERMVSYFSWSQFYQINEILCDKLWSSLQGQTVSLYLKLYTLIDKHYKNAHCRFTKNDIISAFERYKN, encoded by the coding sequence ATGAAGAGCGCAATTTCACCtttcaagaagaagtcTCACAGCAGACAAGCGTCAATGAATGATTCGACGACTCATCAAAGAACAGTATCAAGCGGTAGTTACAAGCAGCAGCATGGTCGGACTCCCAGTGCCGGTGGTATACATCCTCCTGTTTCTGGTTCTAACAGTACACACAGAAGGACCACTTCAAGGTCGTCTACTTCCTcacaaaattcaaattttttggcagAACAGTACGATAGAGATaggaaaaatatcatcaaatattgcTTCAGTAAACCAAACCAGAAGACACATGAATTGCCAAACAATTATGTCACCCATGTTAGAATCATAGAGGACGCAAGGTATCCAAGTTCAAGACCGGCTCTTGATTCTAAATTGgaaaacaagaagaaaagagttCTTATTGTCAGCTCGGCAGCTAATGATGCTAATGAGATATACCTCCATAAAGCTCGTGAAAATCCAGATGGATCGTTTCAGATAGGTAGAACTTGGTCGTTGAAAGATCTTCTCAGGATTGAAAGAGATTTACAAGTTGAGGAAGGTTTTATAGTCACAATGggtaaaaaatattattggGAAACAAACACCGCAAAGGAAAGAACCGTTTTTATAAAGACGTTGgtgaaaatttatattcaaGTTTTTGAAGGTCATGTCCCtgaattaataaattgggATTTGAGTACATTTTATTTGGATGAAAGAAGTTATAAAAGGGCAGTTGTCACTAGAACAAGCGTAACGCCTACACCAATAGCCTCCCCAGAAAAGGCGATGGCATCACTTTCATTAGATCAGGCCTCGGTACCCCAgcatgaaaatattttggtttCTGAACAAAATATCACAAGACCACAGAAGTTCGAGACTCCTCTAAAAGCACCAACTGAACAAACCCCACAAAGAAATTCCTTAACGAAGGCACcttattcaaaaaataaaacaacTTTGAATGAGGCCACAAATAAATTAGTTCTTGAATCCAGTAATACCGAAAACAACTCTACTGGATTTCCAACAGGAGTGCCCGAGTTACAACCTTCAGCAAGCTTGACTCAAGTACCCACCTCTCATATTAATGAATCAAGTATATCTATCCCAAAGTCAAGAAGAAGCGAAATAGAGCAAAGTAATGGTTACATGGAATCTGATTTGGATAACTCAGCGAGAAGAGGCTATCCTGCTACGAATGATACCCTTCTTGAAGATCTAAACATTGCACTAAGTGAACAACCTGATCTTAATGTTCCTTTAGAAGCGGCTGCTATACCTTCAACCAACGAACAGGTATCATCCAAATCTAGGTCAAATGAATCAGAAATTTTGCCACTTGATATCAATGCAAAGGAGTCATCAAAAAGTAAAGAACGTCTTATGTCAGAAGAACATTTCAATAGTCAAGAAGATGAACTCGACCTGAATGAAACAATACAAGAGCAGGATGTGGATCTGTCCTTTGAACGGGGAGACGAAGTTCGCTATAGTCAATCATTGGAACCCAATAAAGTTCACATGTACCATGAAGTTTCTACCATCcaggaagaagaaaatgcaCCAGTGTCTGGCATCGCTGGTGTCTCAACTGAAGCAAAGTCAAAGAAAAGTTCAAAGAAACACATACCAATAAGAGATGAGGATCTTTTAGAGGCACTAATGGATATCAACTGGGAACTTGATGACGACGCAGATACTCTGTTAGAAAAACTAGAATCCAAACTTACTGAAACGGAACAGTCATTCTACAACAACATGTTGCAGTTACAAGATTCCGCACCAAAATTATCTGCATTTGAAATGGATGTCACGAAGGAATGTGATAAACTAAAtccttctttttcaatatttttgatggaGATGAACAATGTTTCTGAGGATATTGAGTACGTTGAGAGTCAACAGAATGGTTTACAGGTTGAAAGTGCGAATAAAAAGCTGCTTTGGAATACACTCTCCGAATTGATTAACACTGTCTCTCTTGATGAAGGTACATTGAAGGAGTTACTACAATGCCCTAttagagaaagaaatttacCTTGGATGGAAGAACAATTAAATGCTCTATCAAACGCCTTAAAAGCTATTGCAGGTAAATCgaaaaagcaaaattaCAGTCTGAAAGATATGGaagctttgaaaaagagaCGGGAATATTACGAAAAAGTTACAGAATTGTTCCTGAACAGAGTTGTCGATGAGCTTGGCACAATGTTTGCTTATATAAAAAACGACAGTACCTCAAAAGATCAATTAACAAGTATACTGTCAAGACTTTTGGTTTTTTCCTCACTAGTCCTTTTTTGTAAAGAGGCTTCGAATGAATCATACCGTTCGATTATTGAACAATGGAATAAAAATAgtcaattaatttataCTAATATTTGGAGCAAGATCTTAAAGGATATGAATTCAGAAATACCATATAGTGATGAAGTGGAAAATCCACAATGGAGCTTCCAACGTCTTTTGAAacaatggaaaaattacaGACAAACTAGAAAGATAATCAAAGATGAGCCTCTCTCAGTAAATACCTTAAGCTCTCTTTCTGAgtctttcaatttattgGAATTACATTGTGTAACTTATCAGAATTTCATTGGATCTTTTTTCCACATTTCATCagatgaagatttcaatAGCTACGTCACTAAACACAGGGACATCAATTCAAGAATGCTAGCATTGGACAAATTGAAGCCCATGGCATCTGATAGAGAATCTGCAATAGCAGAGGTTCAATTGATCTCTAAAATATTCCAATCAATTGTTTCACAGATATCTACCTCTCTTTCAGATATGACTAAAAATGATCATTCTGTGACTATTTCTGTGATGCTAATActagaaaataaattgaagaagttggAGTCATCAAATCAGGAATTCTTACAATCTGCATTAAATAGACTCTACTCTCAAATGAAACAAACATGGTctgattttgttgaagagCAAATCATGCGCGCTGAAAGATCAGTTTTTGATTTAACAAACGAAGAGGTTTCTGGCGCTTGCTTAGAGCTTCCTTTACttgtaaaaaatttggaagaCTGCATCTTCTACATTAAGGAAAAGCTTTCTATCGATGATTCTGACTCATATGAGACAATTAGCATTGTGAAAGTATCGTATGATACCTTGACTAAAACTATAATCAGAGTGTTCTCTGAAACTCGTGATGTGGGCACTTCTGTGAATATCCAAAAGAAGAGTGTCACCCCTGAAAAGTTTACTGAACTGAGAACCACtttaatcaattttaacTGGTTTATAGAATTATTGGCTATTTTCAACTCTGATTTGAACGGTACGTTTGATGAGGTGATAATATCATCTAGAAAAATATTCGATACGGAGAAAGATGCTTATACAAGCTACTTACTTTTAGAGGCAATGCCAAAGCTTGCTTCCTTTGTGAATGGCGCTTACCATCTGTTAGAAAGTGGCTCAAATGCATCCTCTTTATCTTCATGGGGTGCCTACAGCAAACAGAACCTCGACAATATTTTAAATGGTTATACTTCCactgaaattgatttattggtagaaaaattacatgAAAGGATGGTATCATACTTTTCTTGGAGccaattttatcaaattaatgaaattttatgcGATAAGTTGTGGTCATCACTTCAAGGACAAACCGTCTCTCTTTATCTGAAGTTGTACACTTTGATCGACAAGCATTATAAAAATGCACACTGCCGCTTCACTAAGAATGATATTATAAGTgcatttgaaagatataaaAACTGA
- the TMA20 gene encoding translation machinery-associated protein 20 (similar to Saccharomyces cerevisiae TMA20 (YER007C-A); ancestral locus Anc_7.152), producing the protein MFKKFSKEDVHSRSKVKSSIQRTLKAKLVSQYPQLESVIDELIPKKSQIELIKCEDKIQLYAVDGEILFFQKFDELIPSLRLVHKFPEAYPTVQVDRGAIKFVLSGANIMCPGLTSPGAKLPVSPGFEKDSIVIINAENKENALAVGKLLMSTDEISSINKGHGVELIHHLGDPLWNFSVE; encoded by the exons ATGTTCAAAAA ATTCTCTAAGGAAGATGTACACTCTCGTTCCAAAGTAAAGTCTTCTATTCAAAGGACTTTGAAGGCCAAATTAGTATCCCAATATCCCCAATTAGAAAGTGTGATAGATGAATTAATTCCTAAGAAGAGTCAGATTGAATTGATCAAGTGTGAAGACAAAATCCAGCTATATGCTGTCGATGgtgaaatattatttttccaaaaattcgATGAACTTATCCCAAGTTTGAGACTAGTACACAAATTCCCAGAAGCTTATCCAACCGTTCAAGTTGATAGAGGTGCCATCAAGTTTGTTCTTTCTGGTGCTAACATTATGTGTCCAGGCTTAACCTCTCCAGGTGCAAAACTACCCGTCTCTCCAGGTTTTGAAAAGGATTCCATTGTTATCATCAATGCagaaaacaaagaaaatgctTTGGCCGTAGGAAAGTTACTTATGAGCACTGACGAGATCAGTTCTATCAACAAAGGTCATGGTGTGGAGCTAATTCACCATCTAGGAGATCCTTTATGGAATTTTAGTGTCGAATAA